Proteins from a genomic interval of Rhodothermus marinus:
- a CDS encoding HD domain-containing protein has product MKQSRFKIFSDPVHGFISVPKNLLLELIETPEVQRLRRIRQLGLGHLVFPGAEHTRFNHALGAMALMQEALANLSEKGTPISEEEHLAACAAALLHDIGHGPFSHTLEHQLIEGFRHEAMSRRLLLRLNERFGGALELTIKIFDDAYERPFFHQLVSSQLDMDRLDYLRRDSFYTGVVEGKVGVQRIIKTLRVHPTEGGPDSRIVIESKGIYAVENFLIARRLMYWQVYLHKTVLAADALLRAIIRRARTLLQRGDEDAAARCSPALRFFLEHPLHAPEALDRDDVIETFCQLDDVDVLFSLKQWSQARDPVLADLSRRFIHRRFFRTTFLAAPPSEAQLAAWHERVARWLVQEGIVPATLADEAASYYLTADASEHTAYETDADPIPVIDRDDQIRELSRTTEATAIDALARYVVKPYLCLPKEVSVEAPALSS; this is encoded by the coding sequence GTGAAGCAGAGTCGCTTCAAGATCTTTTCGGATCCGGTGCACGGATTCATCTCCGTGCCCAAGAACCTGCTGCTGGAGCTGATCGAGACGCCCGAGGTGCAGCGCCTGCGACGCATCCGGCAGCTCGGGCTGGGCCACCTGGTATTTCCGGGCGCCGAGCACACACGCTTCAACCACGCGCTGGGTGCCATGGCGCTCATGCAGGAGGCGCTGGCCAACCTTTCAGAAAAAGGCACGCCCATCTCCGAAGAAGAGCACCTGGCCGCCTGCGCCGCCGCGCTGCTGCACGACATCGGCCATGGGCCGTTCTCCCACACGCTCGAACACCAGCTCATCGAGGGTTTCCGGCACGAAGCCATGAGCCGCCGGCTCCTGCTGCGCCTGAACGAACGCTTTGGCGGCGCGCTGGAGCTGACCATCAAGATCTTCGACGATGCGTACGAACGCCCCTTCTTTCACCAGCTCGTCTCCAGCCAGCTCGACATGGACCGCCTCGACTACCTGCGCCGCGATTCGTTCTACACGGGCGTGGTCGAAGGCAAGGTCGGCGTGCAGCGCATCATCAAAACGCTCCGGGTGCATCCGACGGAAGGCGGCCCCGACAGCCGCATCGTGATCGAGTCGAAGGGCATCTATGCGGTGGAAAACTTCCTGATCGCGCGGCGGCTCATGTACTGGCAGGTCTATCTGCACAAGACAGTGCTGGCGGCCGATGCGCTGCTGCGGGCCATCATCCGACGCGCCCGCACGCTCCTGCAGCGCGGCGACGAGGACGCGGCCGCCCGTTGCTCTCCGGCGCTTCGTTTCTTCCTGGAGCATCCGCTCCACGCCCCGGAAGCGCTGGATCGGGACGACGTAATCGAGACGTTCTGCCAACTCGACGACGTGGACGTGCTGTTCAGCCTGAAGCAGTGGAGCCAGGCGCGCGATCCGGTGCTGGCCGACCTGAGCCGCCGCTTCATTCACCGCCGCTTTTTCCGGACCACGTTTCTGGCCGCGCCACCCTCCGAAGCGCAACTGGCAGCCTGGCACGAGCGGGTGGCCCGGTGGCTGGTGCAGGAAGGGATCGTTCCGGCCACACTGGCCGACGAAGCCGCTTCCTACTACCTGACGGCCGATGCCTCGGAGCACACGGCCTACGAGACCGACGCCGACCCGATTCCCGTCATCGACCGCGACGACCAGATCCGCGAACTCTCACGCACGACCGAAGCCACCGCCATCGACGCGCTGGCCCGCTACGTGGTCAAACCCTACCTCTGTTTGCCCAAGGAGGTGTCGGTCGAAGCTCCGGCGCTTTCGTCCTGA